ACTTCACTGCCTGTCTAGTCTGTAGCCGAGTAAACAAAGAACTCCATATCTCATTTATGTAAGGATTCATAATGTCAAAGCCTACATTTTCCACTAGCGTGTTAAGCATGTAGAATGCAGAATCTTCAGTGCTGCTTCGTGAGAGGAGACTACGGAATATTGCTAAGATATTTGGAAGCCTGCCCTCTTGGTTTAGCTCATTTGGAATTTTCCTAAGGAATGCTCGCATCAAACGAACCAAGGCAGGAACACATGGTGGTCAGTCCCAAGTGGCATTGCTGAGAAGGACGCCAAAAAGCTGCATGTAATTCGGCGAGAGCGGTGGGCGGCTCAAATAGACAATTTGTGCAAATATCTAAAAAGCATATGGCCAGAACTCTGCGATGTCTTCAACTAATATCCTCTGGAGCACTGGGAAGAGGCTGGCCTCAAAAGCAGGTACTAGTGCTGGATCCTGTTCACCAGACCGACCAATCACTGCAGCCAGAGCCTCAAACAAGTAATGGTTGAAGTCAGGGTTCTTGGAGTTATTGCACACTTCCATGAGAATACCAACAAGACGAGCAGTAATCTCATGAACAATTAGACCAGCTATATTAGCAACCCCAAGCACCCGCATCAGGCACTTCATCAGATAGGGGTTCTCATGTGAATCAGGAAAACTTAAGGCTGTGGACAGGTTCTGAATGATCTGTGGGGCAAACGGATTGATATCAGCAGCAACATGACGTTGAGACCGGGTCAATGTGTTCAACCCTGGTACCGGGACTGCATCCTTGATCATCAACAGGTTCTCGATGAAGGTCGCAGCATATGAGTGAACAACATTGGACTCATGTGTCAGAAACCTCACCACACCTGGAAGCAGAGCCAGTGCAGTGGCTTTGGGAATCTGATCCCTGAACTCCTTCAAGAACCTGAGGACAGTTGCCTTCAGCATTGGCTCAGACTGCCAATCAGGGGCCTGGAGCTCAGGCACAATCACAGATGTAAAGAAGCTCTCCATGTCAACCACGGGTGTCCCACCACCTGTAGCACCAGGCTTCTGCATAAGAGCAATGACAAGGTATATTGCAGCATCCTTCTCCTTCCAGTTGTTCGCCCGGTCAACTGTATATGCAGCCAACATCTGCTGGACCTGAGCTGACACGAGTGTAGCCACCTGGTCCCGGTAATTCGCGGCAAGCCCTCTCAGCAACCGGCACGCAGCCCGTCTGAGTGTATCCGAATCGCTCCCCTCCGAGTCACGCCTGACATATTCCACCCAGTTGCCCTCAaactcctcctcgtcctcgtcccGCAGCCGCAGGTTAGGCACGACAACACTATCACAAATCTGCTTCATTGCCTCAGGACTCCCGAACAATGCATGGTGCACACTCTCGGCAACTGTAGTCAAGAACCTTATCACAGTCACGCAAGCTGACCGCGGGATGGCGAAGCGGTCCGCACCATGAGGAGCCCCCACACAGCCTCAACAAACTCCTTCAAGTACACCTTGAACTCCTCCTCATACTTCTCCATATAGAGCTGCAGGTTATCACATACAGCAGCACGCAGTGCATCCGCGGCACCATCTGCCTCAACAGTCGGTGGGTAGGATGTGGTAAGGAAGGCCCGGAACTGTGTCATCCACTGCTGCATGTGGTCCTCGAAGAACTCAGGCAGGTCGATGGAATTAAGCGAATAGAAGATCTCGCTGCAGAGGCGAAGGCACTCAAACACAGGGCGAAGCTCGACGGGGTTGGCCCTTGTCGCCGCTTCCTGAAGGCGGCCGGAGGCGAAGAGGAAGACCTCGAGGAGTGGAGCAGCGAAGCTGTCGAGGCAGTACTTGAGGTCGAGGCGGAGGGCGTTGTTGTCGAATGCGTTGCGGAAGCGGGAGAAGAGCGAGGCCGCGGCGGTGAGGAGGGAGTTGATGGCGGCGATGTCCGCCGCGCTGGCTGCGTTGCCAAGGGAGAGCACGATGGACGGGAGGAGCGACTCCCACCTGGCGGGGAAGTCGGACGCCGCTGCGACGGCGAGGGCCTCGGAGAGCTGCGCCTGGAtgaggggcggggcggcgaggaggagctggaggaggtTGGCCTTGATGAGGTCGCAGTCGGAGGCCGGGAGGTGGTCGTCGGCCTCGGCGTCGGGCTTGAGCCagtggcggcggaggagtccGTTCAACTGGAcggaggcggcgaggcgggCCTGGAGGTCGTGGCGCGGGGAGGCGGCGAGGCCGAAGAGCGCGAGCGCGAAGCCCGGGGAGAGGCTCTTCTCGGCAGCGCGGCGCGTGGCGGCGTCGAGGGAGAGGGACTGGGCGAACCAGCCCGCGAGGGCGTCGAGCTTCTCCGGAGGCACCTCCATGTCGCGCCGCCGCGGCTTCGGCGATCGGGGTGGGAGGGGGGACAACTAGGGTTTAAGGCTCACCCTCGCGGTCTGGGTGTCGAATGGTGCGGCCGCTGGTGGTGGCTGCGGCGTCCGATGGTggcgcgccgctgccgcgtgGTGGCGTCAGGCGGCGGGTGCGGCGGCTACTGGTGGGTGGCTTTGCGACGgcggacgctgcagcggcggtgGTGGAAGCGAGCGGGGACGACAAGTGCAGAGCTGTCTGGGCCTTCTGGGGCGTTTGATGGGCCGTTCCTTCAGTTTGTGGGCCAAACTATGAATGGGGAAATTATTAACGGGCTTGGCCCGTTTGAGATTTTCCCTCTTGGCCTTTGGGGAGTAGGAAAATGCTCCCAAAATTGCTAGAAAAAATCACAAAGGTTTGGGGAAAATGTGAGGTAAAAATCAAGAGAACAATATGATTTGGTGCAAAGTGTCAGAGGCCAGTAGTAGAAACGAAGTAAGAATACATAATAAGAATAGGATTATTATAACCACATTTTTTTTATGCCATTGGCTTCTCCAACAGCGCCGAGATGTACCACTGGTTCTTCTCCTTTCCCCGGCCGGTGTTCCACCGGAGCTTCTTGAGCCCGACGCGACCGAGCATCGGCGCGAGCGTCGCGTTGACCTGCGCGTGGGAGCAGGGGAAGTGGTCCAGCCAGAACAGGCCGCCGGGCCTCAGCACCCTGTACACGTCGAACAGCGCGAACTCCAGCATCACGCCGGTTACTGCCGGTccgccgccgaggccgcccGCCGCGTGCACGATGTCGAGCGTGCGGTCGAAGAACGGCAGCCGGTGCGCGGCGCTGACGTGCACGGAGACGAGCCCCCGCGACGCGATGAAGCTGTTGAGCGGCGCGCCGGCGCTCACGGCCGCGGTCACCACGGTGACCCCGCGCTCCAGCATCCGCGCCGCGAACGTGCcgctggcgccgccgccgaggtcCAGGCCGACGCGCACCGTGCCGTTGGGCCGGGCCGCGAGCACGGCGGCGATGGAGTAGGAGAGCGCGCCGTCGTCGCGCGCCCACCGGGCCTTCTCCCGGCCGCGGCGCAGGTCGAAGCAGCCGTCGCAGGAGGAGCTCGCCTGCAGGcacgagtagttcttgcacggGTACGCGTCCCAGACGACGCTGGTGTCCGGCGGCGTGGCCCAGAGGCTccccggcagcggcagcgggtGCGCGTACCCCTTGGGCGATGGCGGGCGGCACCGGCGCCGCGGCAGCGGCTCGCAGCCGCTGAGCATGAGCCGGTGCGCCAGCGCCTCGTCGGCCGGGCACTCCCCGCCGGGCGTGTAGGCCATGTAGCGCTCCAGGTCGTCCTGGACGCGGACGCACGCGTGGCCCAGAGCCGGGAACACGGCCGCCTCGTCGCCGGTGGCGTTCCGGCCGTGTCTGGCGTTCGTCAGCAAGTGTAGTGGCCCGACGGCCAGCTTCAGCTCCCCGGCGAGCTCGCGCTTCCACCCTTcccagccgccggccgccaggAGCTCCCGCTGCTGCTCCGTGGCGCCGTCCCGCGCCGCCATGGCGTCGAGGAGCGTGCGGAGGAGCTCGTTGGCGGTGCCGACGCGGGCGTAGAGCCCCGCGAGCTCGGCGCGGCTGGCGTCGAGCACGGCCTGCGTGGCGTTGAGGTCCGCGAGCAGCGCCGCGGAGCCGTCCCAGAGGCGGATGGTGGCGGGCCTGTAGCGGCGGAGGAGGGTGGGCCCGGCCCCCGAGGACACGGCGATGGAGACGGTGTTGGTGAGCAGGAACATGAGCAGCGTGACCGCCGTCGTGCTGCACTGccaccaccgccggcgccgcggcggcggcggcttcttcCCGTTGCCGTGGAGGAGGTCGGCGGCCTCCATATGGATGATCCCTCTGGCTCGCCGATAATGGAGCGCAGTGCGGCTAGACGGCTAGTGAGCTAGAATGGAGGAGGCATGGAGCTGTGGGAATGGCGTCGTCGTCCGGATCGTAGGGTGGGCTAGCTTAGCTAAGCTAGCTTGCGTCGCGGAAAAGGGGGAGGAGGAAGCTTCGAGACGAATGCATCCGCATGCATACATGTATTGGTCGATCCACGCAAATGTAGCGCTGCTTCGGCTGCTGGAGTCGATCGCACTCCGAGATGCGAGCGCTTGTTCACGCAAAGTGCACGACGACGACCCACCTGAGCGCTCGCCGCCAGGCCgcgggctgctgctgctgacagAGCAGGCCTGGCGGCGAGGCCCAACAGCCAACAGCTAGGGATGCTGGGCTTGGAGCTGCTGCCGAGGAGGGAGCGTGGCAGCCCGGCCGGCGACGTATCATGTCATGGGGCTTGGAGGATTCGCCGGCCGGCCCGGTAGAGAATATTTTTGCTTCCAGTATACTGCAGTGCACACACGCGTATAGTTGACAGCAATTAAGAGGACGATGCgtgtggcggcggcgcgtgcaCCAACTGGACCGCCACACTTGATGGATTCCACTTGATG
The Panicum hallii strain FIL2 chromosome 6, PHallii_v3.1, whole genome shotgun sequence genome window above contains:
- the LOC112896805 gene encoding uncharacterized protein LOC112896805; its protein translation is MEAADLLHGNGKKPPPPRRRRWWQCSTTAVTLLMFLLTNTVSIAVSSGAGPTLLRRYRPATIRLWDGSAALLADLNATQAVLDASRAELAGLYARVGTANELLRTLLDAMAARDGATEQQRELLAAGGWEGWKRELAGELKLAVGPLHLLTNARHGRNATGDEAAVFPALGHACVRVQDDLERYMAYTPGGECPADEALAHRLMLSGCEPLPRRRCRPPSPKGYAHPLPLPGSLWATPPDTSVVWDAYPCKNYSCLQASSSCDGCFDLRRGREKARWARDDGALSYSIAAVLAARPNGTVRVGLDLGGGASGTFAARMLERGVTVVTAAVSAGAPLNSFIASRGLVSVHVSAAHRLPFFDRTLDIVHAAGGLGGGPAVTGVMLEFALFDVYRVLRPGGLFWLDHFPCSHAQVNATLAPMLGRVGLKKLRWNTGRGKEKNQWYISALLEKPMA